The proteins below are encoded in one region of Hordeum vulgare subsp. vulgare chromosome 3H, MorexV3_pseudomolecules_assembly, whole genome shotgun sequence:
- the LOC123439500 gene encoding 17.5 kDa class II heat shock protein-like, protein MAGMVFGLEAPMMTALQHLLDIPDGESGAAAGEKQGPTRAYVRDARAMAATPADVKELPGAYAFVVDMPGLGSGDIKVQVEDERVLVISGERRREEKEDARYVRMERRMGKMMRKFVLPENADMEKISAACRDGVLTVTVEKLPPPEPKKPKTIQVQVA, encoded by the coding sequence ATGGCGGGCATGGTGTTCGGCTTGGAGGCCCCGATGATGACAGCCCTGCAGCACCTGCTGGACATCCCGGACGGTGAGTCCGGTGCCGCCGCCGGCGAGAAGCAGGGCCCGACGCGCGCCTACGTCCGCGACGCGCGCGCCATGGCGGCCACCCCTGCCGACGTGAAGGAGCTGCCAGGCGCGTACGCGTTCGTGGTGGACATGCCGGGGCTCGGGTCCGGCGACATCAAGGTGCAGGTGGAGGACGAGCGGGTGCTGGTCATCAGCGGCGAGCGCcggagggaggagaaggaggacgccaGGTACGTGCGGATGGAGCGCCGCATGGGCAAGATGATGCGCAAGTTCGTGCTCCCCGAGAACGCCGACATGGAGAAGATCTCCGCCGCGTGCCGCGATGGCGTGCTCACCGTCACCGTCGAGAAGCTGCCGCCGCCCGAGCCTAAGAAGCCCAAGACCATCCAGGTCCAGGTCGCCTGA